From a region of the Labrus mixtus chromosome 5, fLabMix1.1, whole genome shotgun sequence genome:
- the ak8 gene encoding adenylate kinase 8, whose translation MDETIKPLRIPPQMSVYADKHKVFHLLQSMLSSLVIDQPKDPISYLINLLQRSSTDIPRIIVLGPPAVGKHTVAKNLSAELRAVRVTIESLLQDPSELSAQARRYTLREQELPCELVVRMIQQRLDNVDCFKRGWVLEGIPQTRLQALSLQQVGIIPEHVVMLEAPDDVLVERRQGKLVDPITGDVYHKTFIWPVEDTVAKRLEEGQSRSERQRLAELQRYRCEVTGLTSAYQHVLKIINSDQPHTDVYQQVLAFVRTRRCPRTPRILLLGPPGSGKKHQARLLSEKYRMVDVCCGQLLRSVTTDGSTLGKNIKPYLDHGRPVPDSLVLHVLEERLGRVDCSCRGWILHGFPSDLQQAKSLQESQHHPNRVFLLDLTDDVCLERITLRATDPVSGETFHSLVRPAPSSEVQDRLKTRPEDSTNTATHTLRQYRMNIAAIQTLFPDVVYIDADQDPHSVFGALESRLTTD comes from the exons ATGGATGAGACGATAAAACCATTGAGGATTCCTCCTCAGATGTCCGTCTATGCCGACAAACACAAGGTCTTCCACCTGCTGCAG agcaTGTTGTCCAGTCTGGTGATTGATCAGCCTAAAGATCCAATCAGTTACCTGATCAATCTGCTGCAAAGGAGCAGCACGGACA ttCCCAGAATCATAGTGCTTGGTCCTCCGGCTGTTGGGAAGCATACAGTG GCCAAAAATTTGAGTGCTGAGCTGAGAGCTGTTCGTGTTACCATAGAAAGTTTACTGCAGGACCCGTCAGAGCTGAGTGCACAGGCCCgcagatacacactcagagagcag GAGCTTCCTTGCGAGTTAGTAGTCCGAATGATTCAACAGAGACTGGATAATGTGGACTGCTTCAAAAGG GGCTGGGTGCTGGAGGGAATCCCTCAGACTCGACTGCAGGCTCTGAGTCTTCAGCAGGTCGGAATTATCCCTGAGCATGTTG TGATGTTGGAGGCTCCTGATGATGTGTTGGTGGAGAGGCGCCAGGGGAAACTGGTGGATCCAATAACAGGAG ATGTTTACCATAAGACTTTCATATGGCCAGTTGAAGACACTGTTGCTAAGCGCCTGGAGGAAGGTCAGAGTCGGTCAGAAAGGCAACGATTGGCTGAGTTGCAGCGCTACCGCTGTGAGGTTACAGGTTTGACCTCAGCCTATCAGCATGTGCTGAAGATCATCAACAGTGATCAACCTCATACTGATGTCTATCAACAAG TGTTGGCTTTTGTCCGGACACGTCGTTGCCCCAGAACTCCCAGAATCCTTCTGTTGGGTCCGCCAGGGTCAGGGAAGAAACATCAGGCCAGGCTGCTGTCAGAGAAATACAGGATGGTGGAtg tgtgttgtGGTCAGCTGTTGAGGTCTGTAACAACTGATGGTTCAACTCTGGGTAAAAACATTAAACCTTACCTGGATCATGGGAGGCCAG TTCCAGACTCCCTGGTTCTGCACGTTCTGGAGGAACGTCTGGGCCGAGTGGACTGCAGCTGCAGAGGCTGGATCCTTCATGGCTTCCCTAGTGACCTGCAACAGGCAAAGAGTCTGCAAGAGTCCCAGCACCACCCCAACAG agttTTCCTCCTGGATTTGACAGATGATGTTTGTCTGGAGAGAATCACTCTCAGAGCCACAGATCCAGTCAGTGGAGAGAC GTTTCACTCTCTAGTTCGACCAGCTCCGAGCTCTGAGGTCCAGGACAGACTGAAGACCAGACCTGAGGACAGCACAAatactgcaacacacacactgagacagtACAGGATGAACATTGCTGCaatacag actTTGTTTCCAGATGTAGTTTATATTGATGCTGATCAGGATCCTCACTCTGTGTTTGGTGCTCTGGAGAGCAGGCTGACAACTGACTGA